Proteins from a genomic interval of Chroococcidiopsis thermalis PCC 7203:
- a CDS encoding ABC transporter ATP-binding protein, which produces MANVRLEDIKRRFNNVTAIEDITFEVPDGEFWVLVGPSGCGKSTILRTIAGLETATSGKLYIGDTLMNDIPARQRDVAMVFQNYALYPHMTVAENIAFGLQMRQVDRKIIRERVETVARSLSLENLLDRKPKQLSGGQQQRVALGRAIARQPQVFLLDEPLSNLDAQLRDDTRAELKQLHAQLGVTTVYVTHDQVEAMTLADKIVVLNRGKIQQIGAPQEVYAHPANQMIATFLGNPPMNIMPAIYTNQGFQIGEQHIFCPTEIQQKLNLAPGKPVDLGIRPECIYVNELLSSQNNTRDSLLTTHLKVVEPLGREILIKGNVPGTSVLLNAQVSPNVNLRVGDRLSLQLDLDCLFVFEPTTGDRLYP; this is translated from the coding sequence ATGGCAAACGTCCGTCTAGAAGATATTAAGCGCCGATTTAATAATGTCACTGCGATCGAAGATATTACATTTGAAGTTCCCGATGGAGAATTTTGGGTACTGGTGGGACCTTCGGGATGCGGTAAGTCCACGATTTTGAGGACGATCGCGGGATTAGAAACAGCTACATCTGGCAAACTCTATATTGGGGACACGCTGATGAATGATATCCCCGCCAGACAGCGCGATGTCGCGATGGTATTTCAAAATTACGCCCTCTACCCTCACATGACGGTAGCAGAAAATATCGCCTTCGGATTGCAAATGCGGCAAGTCGATCGCAAAATTATCAGAGAACGAGTAGAGACAGTAGCGCGATCGCTTTCTTTAGAAAATCTACTCGATCGCAAACCCAAACAACTATCGGGGGGACAGCAACAACGGGTAGCATTAGGTAGAGCGATCGCGCGTCAGCCACAAGTATTTTTATTAGATGAACCCCTATCGAATTTAGATGCTCAATTACGAGACGATACGCGGGCAGAATTAAAACAGTTACACGCACAATTAGGTGTAACAACTGTGTATGTCACTCACGATCAAGTTGAAGCGATGACATTAGCCGATAAAATTGTCGTATTAAATCGCGGCAAGATTCAACAAATCGGCGCACCACAGGAAGTTTATGCCCATCCAGCTAATCAGATGATAGCAACTTTTTTGGGCAACCCTCCAATGAATATTATGCCTGCTATTTATACAAATCAAGGTTTTCAGATAGGGGAACAACACATTTTTTGTCCGACAGAAATACAACAGAAATTGAATTTAGCACCAGGAAAACCTGTAGATTTAGGAATTCGTCCTGAGTGTATTTATGTCAATGAACTACTCAGCAGCCAAAACAATACACGCGACTCGCTACTCACGACTCACTTAAAAGTAGTAGAACCATTGGGAAGAGAGATTTTAATTAAAGGCAACGTACCAGGAACGAGCGTATTATTAAACGCACAAGTGAGTCCTAATGTCAATTTACGTGTAGGCGATCGCTTATCTCTGCAACTAGATCTAGATTGTTTATTTGTCTTTGAACCAACTACTGGC
- a CDS encoding HD domain-containing protein yields the protein MLSSRFIEALTYATELHAKQVRKSSGVPYISHLLGVTSIALEYGANEDEAIAALLHDAIEDQGGAATREEIRRRFGDTVTAIVDGCTDAETIPKPPWRQRKEAYIATIPQASPSIILVSAADKLHNARSILKDYRTLGKTVWERFKGGKDGTLWYYRAVVEAFIAREKTPLIKELERVVAELEQLVKDDNR from the coding sequence ATGCTTTCCAGCCGCTTTATCGAAGCACTGACTTACGCTACAGAACTCCATGCAAAGCAAGTGCGTAAAAGTTCCGGCGTGCCTTATATTTCTCACCTGCTAGGCGTAACCAGTATTGCCTTAGAATATGGAGCAAACGAAGATGAAGCGATCGCAGCTTTACTCCACGATGCAATTGAAGACCAAGGGGGTGCGGCGACAAGAGAAGAAATTCGCCGTCGTTTTGGCGATACAGTTACCGCGATTGTAGACGGTTGCACCGACGCAGAAACAATCCCCAAACCACCTTGGAGACAGCGCAAGGAAGCTTATATCGCCACTATTCCTCAAGCATCCCCATCGATAATTTTAGTCTCAGCTGCCGACAAACTACACAACGCCAGGTCGATCTTAAAAGACTATCGCACTTTAGGCAAAACCGTATGGGAACGATTTAAAGGTGGTAAAGACGGTACGCTATGGTACTATCGCGCCGTTGTCGAAGCTTTTATCGCTAGAGAAAAGACACCTTTAATTAAAGAATTAGAACGAGTCGTTGCAGAATTAGAACAACTAGTGAAGGATGATAATAGGTAA
- a CDS encoding type II toxin-antitoxin system HicA family toxin codes for MPKVPAVTGSEVIHALEKVGFQVVRQKGIYVRMQHEDGRVVTIPVHAGKNVGRGLLRKILRDAKMTREEFIDLL; via the coding sequence ATACCAAAAGTACCTGCTGTTACAGGCAGTGAAGTTATTCATGCTCTTGAGAAAGTGGGCTTTCAAGTAGTTCGACAAAAGGGTATTTATGTCAGAATGCAGCATGAAGACGGAAGAGTAGTGACGATTCCCGTTCATGCTGGTAAAAATGTCGGCAGAGGTTTACTACGTAAAATCTTACGTGATGCCAAGATGACAAGAGAAGAGTTTATAGACCTGCTTTGA